A genomic window from Camelina sativa cultivar DH55 chromosome 2, Cs, whole genome shotgun sequence includes:
- the LOC104720813 gene encoding subtilisin-like protease SBT3.9 isoform X1, producing the protein MGKTIILMPLILTVALIVQSCFVVAETKVYVVYLGEKEHADIKSVTDSHHRMLWALLGSIEAAHDSIVYSYRHGFSGFAAKLTESQAQEISELPEVMQVIPDTIYELTTTRTWDYLGLSPGTPQSLLHKTDLGSSVIVGVIDTGVWPESEMFNDNGYGPIPSRWKGACETGDLFSPSNCNRKLIGAKFFIDGFSAEFEVLNTTQRPEYISPRDFNGHGTHVSSTVGGSYVANVSYLGLGSGTVRGGAPRVHIAIYKACWLHGVCSGADVLKAMDEAINDGVDVLSLSLGLKVPLYQETDMRELLSVGAFHAVEKGIPVVASAGNNGPGAQTISNVAPWILTVAATTQDRSFPTTITLGNNITILGQAIFGGPAVGFVELTIPDKPFSTDCADLPGNPKSTMEGKVVLCFTADSNAGAMGNGILAVKNAGGLGVIVAKNPTYSLIPSRDFPCVMVDFELGTDILFYIRSTSSPIVKIDASKTLVSYPVATKVPTFSSRGPNSISPAILKPDIAAPGVNILAATSLNSSVSDGGYAMTSGTSMATPVIAGVVVLLKALHPDWSPAAIKSAIVTTAWRTDPSGEPIFADGSSRKLADPFDYGGGLVNPDKAARPGLIYDINTNDYVLYLCSTDYNDTSISQVVGKKTECPNPKPSVLDLNLPSITIPNLKDKVTLTRTVTNVGPPNSIYKVVINPPTGVRMTVKPNILRFNPRTKKVSFTVTVSTTHKVNTGYYFGSLTWTDNVRRVVIPVSVRTQILERYHDEN; encoded by the exons ATGGGCAAAACCATAATTCTGATGCCATTAATTCTGACTGTAGCTCTTATTGTGCAGAGCTGTTTCGTCGTTGCTGAGACCAAG GTTTATGTAGTTTATCTGGGAGAGAAGGAGCATGCTGATATAAAGTCTGTCACTGACTCTCACCATCGGATGTTGTGGGCACTTCTTGGAAG CATAGAGGCTGCCCATGATTCAATAGTGTACAGTTACCGTCACGGCTTCTCAGGCTTTGCAGCCAAGCTCACTGAGTCCCAAGCCCAAGAAATTTCAG AACTTCCTGAAGTAATGCAAGTCATACCGGATACAATATACGAACTGACAACAACTAGAACTTGGGATTACTTGGGTCTGTCTCCTGGTACTCCACAGAGTCTCCTACATAAGACCGACTTGGGAAGTTCAGTCATTGTTGGGGTGATTGACACAG GAGTGTGGCCAGAGTCTGAGATGTTTAATGACAACGGCTATGGACCTATACCGAGCCGTTGGAAAGGCGCCTGTGAAACTGGAGATCTCTTCAGTCCCTCGAATTGTAACAGAAAGCTGATAGGAGCTAAATTCTTTATAGATGGCTTTTCTGCTGAATTTGAAGTCTTGAACACAACACAGAGACCTGAGTACATTTCCCCAAGAGACTTTAACGGTCATGGTACTCACGTCTCCTCTACCGTTGGTGGTTCTTATGTGGCCAATGTGAGCTACTTAGGCCTTGGAAGTGGAACTGTGAGAGGCGGTGCTCCTCGTGTCCATATAGCAATTTATAAGGCTTGTTGGCTACATGGAGTATGTTCAGGAGCAGATGTCTTAAAGGCAATGGATGAAGCTATTAATGATGGTGTTGATGTTTTGTCACTCTCTCTTGGATTGAAGGTTCCTTTATATCAAGAAACTGATATGAGGGAACTGCTCTCTGTGGGAGCATTCCATGCAGTAGAAAAGGGCATTCCTGTTGTAGCTTCAGCTGGTAATAATGGCCCTGGGGCTCAGACCATTTCGAATGTAGCTCCTTGGATCTTGACGGTTGCTGCAACCACTCAAGACCGTTCCTTTCCCACAACCATCACACTTGGGAACAATATAACAATACtg GGTCAAGCAATCTTTGGTGGTCCAGCAGTCGGCTTTGTTGAACTTACTATCCCAGATAAACCATTTTCCAC TGACTGCGCCGACCTCCCGGGTAATCCCAAAAGTACAATGGAAGGAAAAGTTGTGTTATGTTTCACAGCCGATTCAAACGCTGGGGCTATGGGTAATGGTATACTCGCAGTAAAAAATGCAGGTGGTCTCGGGGTAATCGTTGCAAAAAATCCAACCTACTCGCTTATTCCATCTCGTGACTTTCCATGTGTTATGGTAGACTTTGAGCTCGGAACTGACATTCTTTTCTACATACGCTCCACTAG CTCTCCAATTGTAAAGATAGACGCTTCAAAAACACTTGTTTCATACCCCGTGGCGACCAAGGTGCCAACTTTCTCATCAAGAGGACCCAATTCGATTTCTCCAGCAATTCTTAAG CCGGATATAGCAGCACCTGGTGTGAATATACTAGCAGCTACTTCTCTAAATAGTTCTGTCAGTGATGGAGGATATGCTATGACGTCAGGTACATCAATGGCCACTCCTGTTATTGCAGGAGTTGTAGTGCTCCTTAAAGCATTACACCCTGATTGGTCACCTGCTGCTATCAAATCAGCTATTGTCACTACAG CATGGAGAACTGATCCATCCGGGGAGCCCATTTTCGCAGACGGGTCAAGCCGCAAGCTAGCAGATCCCTTTGATTACGGAGGAGGCCTTGTGAATCCAGATAAAGCTGCAAGACCAGGTCTCATATACGATATCAACACTAATGACTATGTCTTGTACTTATGCTCTACTGATTACAATGACACCTCCATTTCCCAAGTCGTCGGAAAGAAAACAGAATGTCCTAACCCGAAACCTTCTGTTCTTGATCTAAACTTGCCATCCATCACAATACCAAACCTAAAAGACAAAGTCACTCTCACCAGAACTGTCACTAATGTGGGACCACCCAACTCAATCTACAAAGTTGTGATCAATCCTCCAACCGGCGTTAGAATGACCGTGAAACCAAATATTCTAAGGTTTAATCCTAGGACCAAAAAAGTTTCTTTTACAGTGACAGTTTCCACAACGCACAAAGTAAATACTGGCTATTACTTTGGAAGCTTGACATGGACTGACAATGTGCGCCGTGTGGTCATCCCAGTATCTGTCAGAACCCAGATCCTCGAACGATACCACGATGAGAACTGA
- the LOC104720813 gene encoding subtilisin-like protease SBT3.9 isoform X2 produces MQVIPDTIYELTTTRTWDYLGLSPGTPQSLLHKTDLGSSVIVGVIDTGVWPESEMFNDNGYGPIPSRWKGACETGDLFSPSNCNRKLIGAKFFIDGFSAEFEVLNTTQRPEYISPRDFNGHGTHVSSTVGGSYVANVSYLGLGSGTVRGGAPRVHIAIYKACWLHGVCSGADVLKAMDEAINDGVDVLSLSLGLKVPLYQETDMRELLSVGAFHAVEKGIPVVASAGNNGPGAQTISNVAPWILTVAATTQDRSFPTTITLGNNITILGQAIFGGPAVGFVELTIPDKPFSTDCADLPGNPKSTMEGKVVLCFTADSNAGAMGNGILAVKNAGGLGVIVAKNPTYSLIPSRDFPCVMVDFELGTDILFYIRSTSSPIVKIDASKTLVSYPVATKVPTFSSRGPNSISPAILKPDIAAPGVNILAATSLNSSVSDGGYAMTSGTSMATPVIAGVVVLLKALHPDWSPAAIKSAIVTTAWRTDPSGEPIFADGSSRKLADPFDYGGGLVNPDKAARPGLIYDINTNDYVLYLCSTDYNDTSISQVVGKKTECPNPKPSVLDLNLPSITIPNLKDKVTLTRTVTNVGPPNSIYKVVINPPTGVRMTVKPNILRFNPRTKKVSFTVTVSTTHKVNTGYYFGSLTWTDNVRRVVIPVSVRTQILERYHDEN; encoded by the exons ATGCAAGTCATACCGGATACAATATACGAACTGACAACAACTAGAACTTGGGATTACTTGGGTCTGTCTCCTGGTACTCCACAGAGTCTCCTACATAAGACCGACTTGGGAAGTTCAGTCATTGTTGGGGTGATTGACACAG GAGTGTGGCCAGAGTCTGAGATGTTTAATGACAACGGCTATGGACCTATACCGAGCCGTTGGAAAGGCGCCTGTGAAACTGGAGATCTCTTCAGTCCCTCGAATTGTAACAGAAAGCTGATAGGAGCTAAATTCTTTATAGATGGCTTTTCTGCTGAATTTGAAGTCTTGAACACAACACAGAGACCTGAGTACATTTCCCCAAGAGACTTTAACGGTCATGGTACTCACGTCTCCTCTACCGTTGGTGGTTCTTATGTGGCCAATGTGAGCTACTTAGGCCTTGGAAGTGGAACTGTGAGAGGCGGTGCTCCTCGTGTCCATATAGCAATTTATAAGGCTTGTTGGCTACATGGAGTATGTTCAGGAGCAGATGTCTTAAAGGCAATGGATGAAGCTATTAATGATGGTGTTGATGTTTTGTCACTCTCTCTTGGATTGAAGGTTCCTTTATATCAAGAAACTGATATGAGGGAACTGCTCTCTGTGGGAGCATTCCATGCAGTAGAAAAGGGCATTCCTGTTGTAGCTTCAGCTGGTAATAATGGCCCTGGGGCTCAGACCATTTCGAATGTAGCTCCTTGGATCTTGACGGTTGCTGCAACCACTCAAGACCGTTCCTTTCCCACAACCATCACACTTGGGAACAATATAACAATACtg GGTCAAGCAATCTTTGGTGGTCCAGCAGTCGGCTTTGTTGAACTTACTATCCCAGATAAACCATTTTCCAC TGACTGCGCCGACCTCCCGGGTAATCCCAAAAGTACAATGGAAGGAAAAGTTGTGTTATGTTTCACAGCCGATTCAAACGCTGGGGCTATGGGTAATGGTATACTCGCAGTAAAAAATGCAGGTGGTCTCGGGGTAATCGTTGCAAAAAATCCAACCTACTCGCTTATTCCATCTCGTGACTTTCCATGTGTTATGGTAGACTTTGAGCTCGGAACTGACATTCTTTTCTACATACGCTCCACTAG CTCTCCAATTGTAAAGATAGACGCTTCAAAAACACTTGTTTCATACCCCGTGGCGACCAAGGTGCCAACTTTCTCATCAAGAGGACCCAATTCGATTTCTCCAGCAATTCTTAAG CCGGATATAGCAGCACCTGGTGTGAATATACTAGCAGCTACTTCTCTAAATAGTTCTGTCAGTGATGGAGGATATGCTATGACGTCAGGTACATCAATGGCCACTCCTGTTATTGCAGGAGTTGTAGTGCTCCTTAAAGCATTACACCCTGATTGGTCACCTGCTGCTATCAAATCAGCTATTGTCACTACAG CATGGAGAACTGATCCATCCGGGGAGCCCATTTTCGCAGACGGGTCAAGCCGCAAGCTAGCAGATCCCTTTGATTACGGAGGAGGCCTTGTGAATCCAGATAAAGCTGCAAGACCAGGTCTCATATACGATATCAACACTAATGACTATGTCTTGTACTTATGCTCTACTGATTACAATGACACCTCCATTTCCCAAGTCGTCGGAAAGAAAACAGAATGTCCTAACCCGAAACCTTCTGTTCTTGATCTAAACTTGCCATCCATCACAATACCAAACCTAAAAGACAAAGTCACTCTCACCAGAACTGTCACTAATGTGGGACCACCCAACTCAATCTACAAAGTTGTGATCAATCCTCCAACCGGCGTTAGAATGACCGTGAAACCAAATATTCTAAGGTTTAATCCTAGGACCAAAAAAGTTTCTTTTACAGTGACAGTTTCCACAACGCACAAAGTAAATACTGGCTATTACTTTGGAAGCTTGACATGGACTGACAATGTGCGCCGTGTGGTCATCCCAGTATCTGTCAGAACCCAGATCCTCGAACGATACCACGATGAGAACTGA